One Phycisphaera mikurensis NBRC 102666 DNA window includes the following coding sequences:
- a CDS encoding endonuclease/exonuclease/phosphatase family protein, with amino-acid sequence MTRHAAPSLCLLVLLFSAFTADAAAELQPLKVMTFNIRFGTADDGENHWDHRKEHVVETVRAFGPDIVGYQEMMPFQETFVLEGLPGYALAGSTHGLEGRQQRAASAQIFWRADRFESVDAGLFHISQTPDVFGGDDWDSNQPRRVEWVQLRERPTGRTLHVFNTHFDHIGGKSKVHGARLMRERMKRIAGEGPVLVLGDFNTKAFTGEPYRLLLAEGSSEPPVLIDTFAAANPNPGWTGTFNKFEPQNQRTARIDWILHSEHFEVESARINLVTFDGRFPSDHHPVEATLSWSEKKRR; translated from the coding sequence ATGACCCGCCACGCCGCCCCGTCGCTCTGCCTCCTGGTCTTGCTTTTCAGCGCCTTCACTGCCGACGCGGCCGCGGAGCTTCAGCCGTTGAAGGTCATGACCTTCAACATCCGCTTCGGCACCGCCGACGACGGCGAGAATCACTGGGACCACCGCAAGGAGCACGTGGTCGAGACGGTCCGGGCCTTCGGCCCGGACATCGTCGGCTACCAGGAGATGATGCCCTTCCAGGAGACCTTCGTCCTCGAGGGGCTGCCCGGCTATGCCCTCGCGGGGAGCACGCACGGCCTGGAGGGCCGTCAGCAGCGGGCCGCGTCGGCTCAAATCTTCTGGCGTGCGGACCGTTTCGAGTCCGTCGACGCCGGGCTGTTTCACATCAGCCAGACGCCCGACGTCTTTGGCGGGGACGACTGGGACTCGAACCAGCCGCGGCGTGTGGAGTGGGTGCAGCTGCGGGAGCGGCCCACCGGCCGCACCCTGCACGTGTTCAACACGCACTTCGACCACATCGGTGGCAAGAGCAAGGTGCACGGCGCCCGGCTGATGCGCGAGCGGATGAAGCGGATCGCCGGCGAGGGCCCCGTGCTCGTCCTCGGCGACTTCAACACCAAGGCGTTCACGGGCGAGCCCTACCGGCTGCTGCTCGCCGAGGGATCTTCCGAGCCGCCGGTGCTGATCGACACCTTCGCGGCCGCCAACCCGAACCCCGGCTGGACCGGCACCTTCAACAAGTTCGAGCCGCAGAATCAGCGGACCGCCCGGATCGACTGGATTCTGCACAGCGAGCACTTCGAGGTCGAGTCCGCGAGGATCAACCTCGTGACCTTCGACGGTCGCTTCCCCTCCGACCACCATCCGGTGGAAGCGACCCTCTCCTGGAGCGAGAAAAAACGCCGGTGA
- a CDS encoding monovalent cation/H+ antiporter complex subunit F — protein sequence MSALLLLSGGLLGDAAGAGVDAPGLSIHDAAMGVIGVAMVLAVVRLLRGPSLADRVVALDLLAFFSVGLVALIAVVSERAELVIVAVVVALLTFMGTAAFALYLERKGNENAG from the coding sequence ATGAGCGCCCTCCTCTTGCTCTCCGGCGGGCTGCTCGGAGATGCCGCCGGCGCGGGCGTCGATGCACCGGGCCTGTCGATCCACGACGCCGCGATGGGCGTGATCGGCGTGGCCATGGTGCTCGCCGTCGTCCGCCTCCTCCGCGGGCCGAGCCTGGCGGACCGGGTCGTCGCCCTGGACCTCCTGGCGTTCTTCTCCGTGGGTCTCGTGGCGCTGATCGCCGTCGTCTCCGAGCGGGCCGAGCTGGTGATCGTCGCCGTCGTGGTGGCCCTGCTCACCTTCATGGGCACCGCCGCCTTCGCCCTGTACCTCGAACGCAAGGGGAACGAGAATGCCGGCTGA
- a CDS encoding NADH-quinone oxidoreductase subunit K encodes MTLALAVTVGLLYAAGIYMMLRRSIVKLLIGLALLGHASNMLIFVAAGLLRGSPPLVRPGEERLLVGHTDPLPPALILTAIVISFAIVGYAAVLVKRVYEVAGDDVDALERPRASPGDPS; translated from the coding sequence ATGACCCTCGCCCTCGCCGTCACCGTCGGGCTGCTCTACGCGGCGGGCATCTACATGATGCTCCGACGCTCGATCGTGAAGCTGCTCATCGGGCTGGCCCTGCTGGGCCACGCCTCGAACATGCTCATCTTCGTGGCCGCCGGGCTCCTGCGCGGCTCGCCGCCGCTGGTCCGCCCCGGCGAGGAGCGGCTGCTCGTCGGGCACACCGACCCGCTGCCGCCGGCGCTGATCCTCACCGCGATCGTGATCTCCTTCGCGATCGTCGGCTACGCCGCGGTGCTGGTGAAGCGGGTGTACGAGGTGGCGGGCGACGACGTGGACGCGCTGGAACGGCCGCGGGCATCGCCGGGGGACCCGTCTTGA
- a CDS encoding type II secretion system protein, with product MKPAFTLIELLVVISIIALLIGILLPALGSARDAARRMQCSANTRSLVSSMAARAVDYDGAYAPQASITDDSFNTIYPSYLPSVDVAICPSTENVVLLDESLPPLQRLPGPGERHLSRNARNAADAGGGHSYEIFGFLQANAGGTVYPDGTLVEPVPVTAANPGGLPYKTLDQPKNLSAAFLVTDADDPAPGDATNPEENYPDVGNNHGEAGANFGYLDGHSAWVSSGSDWVDNYVGGYQNPHPIAGGWMAIQPKLRKTTVGGRTVYSYD from the coding sequence ATGAAACCCGCCTTCACCCTCATCGAGCTGCTCGTGGTGATCTCGATCATCGCGCTGCTGATCGGCATCCTCCTGCCGGCCCTGGGCAGCGCCCGCGACGCGGCACGCCGGATGCAGTGCTCGGCCAACACCCGCTCGCTGGTGAGCTCGATGGCCGCACGGGCCGTCGATTACGACGGGGCCTACGCCCCGCAGGCGAGCATCACCGACGACAGCTTCAACACCATCTACCCGTCCTACCTGCCCTCGGTGGACGTCGCGATCTGCCCGAGCACGGAGAACGTCGTGCTGCTCGACGAGAGCCTCCCGCCGCTGCAGCGCCTGCCCGGGCCCGGCGAGCGGCACCTCTCCCGCAACGCCCGCAACGCCGCCGACGCTGGGGGTGGCCACAGCTACGAGATCTTCGGCTTCCTGCAGGCCAACGCCGGCGGCACGGTGTACCCCGACGGCACGCTCGTGGAACCGGTGCCGGTCACCGCGGCCAATCCCGGTGGCCTGCCGTACAAGACGCTGGACCAGCCCAAGAACCTCTCGGCGGCCTTCCTGGTCACCGACGCCGACGACCCCGCGCCCGGGGACGCCACCAACCCCGAGGAGAACTACCCCGACGTCGGCAACAACCACGGCGAGGCCGGCGCCAACTTCGGCTACCTCGACGGCCACAGCGCCTGGGTCTCCTCCGGCTCGGACTGGGTCGACAACTACGTCGGCGGGTACCAGAACCCCCACCCCATCGCGGGCGGTTGGATGGCGATCCAGCCGAAGCTGCGAAAGACCACCGTCGGCGGCCGCACCGTCTACTCGTACGACTGA
- the mnhG gene encoding monovalent cation/H(+) antiporter subunit G produces MPAECLNVLEYAALGLGVALCLLAGVGILRMPDVYTRMQASTKAGTLGIGLIMVSVALHFRDAVTGLQAALVIAFLFLTAPVASHLISRAAHALGASMWDRSVIDEMPATASTPTDPRKPDPNPHERG; encoded by the coding sequence ATGCCGGCTGAGTGCCTCAACGTCCTAGAGTACGCGGCGTTGGGCCTGGGCGTCGCGCTCTGCCTGCTCGCGGGCGTGGGCATCCTCCGCATGCCCGACGTCTACACGCGCATGCAGGCCTCGACCAAGGCCGGCACGCTGGGCATCGGCCTGATCATGGTGTCCGTCGCCCTGCACTTCCGCGACGCGGTCACCGGCCTGCAGGCCGCGCTGGTGATCGCCTTCCTGTTCCTGACCGCGCCGGTCGCCTCCCACCTCATCTCCCGCGCCGCGCACGCGCTGGGCGCCTCGATGTGGGACCGCTCGGTGATCGACGAGATGCCCGCGACCGCGTCGACGCCGACCGATCCACGCAAGCCGGATCCCAACCCGCACGAGCGGGGCTGA
- a CDS encoding Na+/H+ antiporter subunit E, with amino-acid sequence MTTLVWNLLLAVIWAVVLDDLSPRGLLVGFVAGYLVLLAAWRLGLGSGTYFHKVFAAVAFTAWFGWELTKANLRMMRFTVSPLRAMSPGIVAVPLDDDLSDLEITTLASLVSLTPGTLSLDVTPDRHTLYVHAMDASDPAAVRAEVKDGFEARIKGILR; translated from the coding sequence ATGACGACGCTCGTCTGGAACCTCCTGCTGGCGGTGATCTGGGCCGTCGTGCTCGACGACCTCTCGCCGCGCGGGCTGCTCGTGGGCTTCGTCGCGGGCTACCTCGTCCTGCTCGCCGCCTGGCGCCTCGGGCTCGGCAGCGGGACGTACTTCCACAAGGTGTTCGCGGCGGTGGCCTTCACCGCGTGGTTCGGGTGGGAGCTGACGAAAGCGAACCTCCGCATGATGCGCTTCACGGTGTCCCCGCTGCGGGCGATGTCGCCCGGCATCGTGGCGGTGCCGCTCGACGACGACCTCTCCGACCTGGAGATCACGACGCTCGCGAGCTTGGTCTCCCTCACCCCGGGAACGCTCTCGCTGGACGTGACCCCCGACCGCCACACGCTGTACGTCCACGCCATGGACGCGTCGGACCCCGCCGCGGTCCGGGCCGAGGTGAAGGACGGCTTCGAAGCCCGCATCAAGGGGATCCTGCGATGA
- a CDS encoding PEP-CTERM domain protein, which translates to MLPASARYSTAVLLAVLPASLASSQTAWTAADGDWSNEANWTAGQPFVFDTTVADPDGDPTTDDGFTFSTAIGATIDNAGTVRVTQAGEVADVVQLGATAGGSGTLIVSTGGELTVNADDVAAQGLYLGDTVAGSSGRLVIDGGTVNILSGGGTESDGTASSGAGGDLTVGRAGSGSFEFSAGELNVGSRVNANIIIANRVGSSGTVTQTGGDAKVAGSVFIGANGPGDYSISGGTLDLFTDSQDIFVSNGATGVGVFNVSDTAVVTVGDNLRLADDFGGSGVVNQTGGSQAYGNSLLIGNNGDGTFNLSGGSLAADSAFVGNNDNAVGDFVISGGTLTVTNNFAVAATSNFNLAATTANTGRLAVVGSDATIAIGGFFVADTDRATLAFDVDGGGISLVDVASDAFLSQATVDMGVAAGATPSLGDAFDLLTASSIDALPTLLAADASAWSLDLVSGGNGQVLRATYLIPEPASAAVLAAGALLLASRRRVAG; encoded by the coding sequence ATGCTGCCTGCCTCCGCCCGCTACTCCACCGCGGTGCTGTTGGCGGTCCTGCCGGCCTCACTCGCTTCATCGCAGACCGCCTGGACCGCCGCCGATGGCGACTGGTCCAACGAGGCCAACTGGACCGCCGGCCAGCCCTTCGTCTTCGACACCACGGTGGCCGATCCCGACGGGGACCCGACCACCGACGACGGCTTCACCTTCTCGACCGCGATCGGGGCGACCATCGACAACGCCGGCACCGTCCGTGTCACGCAAGCCGGGGAGGTCGCCGACGTGGTGCAGCTGGGCGCGACCGCCGGCGGCAGCGGCACGCTGATCGTCTCGACCGGCGGCGAGCTCACCGTCAACGCCGACGACGTCGCAGCCCAGGGCCTCTACCTCGGCGACACCGTCGCCGGCAGCAGCGGCCGCCTGGTGATCGACGGCGGCACGGTGAACATCCTCTCCGGCGGCGGCACCGAGTCCGACGGCACCGCGTCCAGCGGCGCCGGCGGCGACCTCACCGTGGGTCGCGCCGGGTCGGGCAGCTTCGAGTTCTCCGCCGGCGAGCTGAACGTCGGCTCCCGCGTCAACGCGAACATCATCATCGCCAATCGGGTCGGCAGCTCCGGCACCGTCACGCAGACCGGCGGCGACGCCAAGGTCGCCGGCTCGGTCTTCATCGGCGCCAACGGCCCCGGCGACTACTCGATCTCCGGCGGCACGCTGGACCTCTTCACCGACAGCCAGGACATCTTCGTGAGCAACGGCGCCACCGGCGTCGGCGTCTTCAACGTGTCGGACACGGCGGTCGTGACCGTGGGCGACAACCTGCGCCTCGCCGACGACTTCGGCGGAAGCGGCGTGGTCAACCAGACCGGCGGGAGCCAGGCCTACGGCAACTCGCTGCTGATCGGCAACAACGGCGACGGTACCTTCAACCTCTCCGGCGGGAGCCTCGCCGCCGACTCCGCCTTCGTCGGCAACAACGACAACGCCGTGGGCGACTTCGTCATCTCCGGCGGAACGCTGACGGTGACCAACAACTTCGCCGTGGCCGCGACCAGCAACTTCAACCTCGCCGCCACCACCGCCAACACCGGCCGCCTCGCCGTCGTCGGCAGCGACGCGACGATCGCCATCGGCGGCTTCTTCGTGGCCGACACCGACCGGGCGACGCTGGCCTTCGACGTCGACGGCGGCGGCATCAGCCTCGTCGACGTGGCCTCCGACGCCTTCCTCTCGCAAGCGACCGTGGACATGGGCGTCGCCGCGGGGGCGACGCCCTCGCTGGGCGACGCCTTCGACCTGCTCACCGCGAGCAGCATCGACGCCCTGCCGACGCTGCTGGCCGCCGACGCGAGCGCCTGGTCGCTGGACCTGGTCAGCGGCGGGAACGGGCAGGTGCTCCGGGCGACCTACCTGATCCCCGAGCCGGCGAGCGCGGCTGTGCTGGCGGCCGGGGCGTTGCTGCTGGCTTCGCGTCGCCGCGTCGCCGGCTGA
- a CDS encoding Na+/H+ antiporter subunit B: protein MNSIILRTATTGLLPLLLLASVVILLRGHNEPGGGFVGGLTGAAAFLLHMLAYGPARCRQLLPLGPEAITAAGLAVALLSGLPAPLIGQPLFAALWTDAEPVPGVKVGTPLFFDIGVYLTVAGSVLWMILSIAEWPRSEPAATPGGDPR from the coding sequence TTGAACTCCATCATCCTCCGCACCGCCACCACCGGTCTGCTGCCCCTGCTGCTGCTCGCCTCGGTGGTGATCCTGCTCCGCGGCCACAACGAGCCCGGCGGCGGCTTCGTCGGCGGCCTCACCGGCGCCGCCGCCTTCCTGCTGCACATGCTGGCGTACGGCCCGGCCCGCTGCCGCCAGCTGCTCCCGCTGGGGCCGGAGGCGATCACCGCGGCCGGCCTCGCGGTGGCGCTGCTGAGCGGCCTGCCGGCCCCGCTGATCGGGCAGCCGCTTTTCGCGGCGCTGTGGACGGACGCCGAGCCGGTGCCCGGCGTCAAGGTCGGGACGCCGCTGTTCTTCGACATCGGCGTGTACCTGACGGTCGCGGGATCGGTGCTGTGGATGATCCTCTCGATCGCGGAGTGGCCGCGGTCCGAGCCCGCGGCCACGCCCGGGGGGGACCCGCGATGA
- a CDS encoding proton-conducting transporter transmembrane domain-containing protein, which yields MSPELLVTLPVLLPVLGSLVGLAAWRHVRVQRAANVVASVLLLLAAAELLRRAAGGQVLAARLGGWPSPVAITFVADVTSAIMVLLNGLVAVGAAVYALGGIDRRREAAGFHPLMLGLFTSVSGAFLTADLFNLYVWFEVMLMSSFVLLALGGTRSQLKGALTYVTLSLVGSMFFLAGIGLTYAMLGTLNLAQLAERLAGAAEPQRYTPVAAVLLVAFLIKSAAFPFFAWLPASYHTPPPVISAVFAGLLTKVGVYVIIRFTALMFPAGHPDAAVVASLLTWIAALTMVTGVLAAAAQGEVRRILSFHIISQIGYMLMGIGIAGGALAAAEAAQAAGDPERAGALRAAGAMAMTGAVFYVLHHIVVKANLFLVAGIIERRCGSGRLTRIGGLASASPRLSALFMVPALSLAGIPVLSGFWSKFVLVRAGLAAEAWAIVAVSLLVSVMTLFSMMKIWSGAFWKPAPETGDTAAVPAAELARREAEAVGGRGWMEAGSAFLALVTVAIGLLAGPAIALAERGAEQLIGGTAYRDAALDRSPRGAPPPPRVGGTER from the coding sequence TTGAGCCCCGAGTTGCTCGTCACGCTGCCGGTGCTGCTTCCGGTGCTCGGCTCGCTGGTCGGCCTGGCCGCCTGGCGCCACGTGCGGGTGCAGCGGGCGGCGAACGTGGTCGCGTCGGTTTTGCTGCTGCTCGCGGCGGCGGAGCTGCTCCGCCGCGCCGCCGGCGGGCAGGTGCTCGCCGCGCGGCTGGGCGGCTGGCCCAGCCCGGTGGCGATCACCTTCGTCGCGGACGTCACCTCCGCGATCATGGTCCTGCTCAACGGCCTGGTGGCGGTCGGGGCGGCGGTCTACGCCCTCGGCGGCATCGACCGGCGACGCGAGGCGGCGGGCTTCCACCCGCTGATGCTCGGGCTGTTCACCAGCGTGTCGGGGGCGTTCCTCACGGCGGACCTCTTCAACCTCTACGTGTGGTTCGAGGTGATGCTGATGTCCAGCTTCGTGCTGCTGGCCCTGGGCGGAACGAGGTCGCAGCTCAAGGGAGCGCTGACCTACGTCACGCTCAGCCTGGTCGGCTCGATGTTCTTCCTCGCGGGCATCGGGTTGACGTACGCGATGCTCGGCACGCTGAACCTCGCCCAGCTCGCCGAGCGGCTGGCGGGGGCCGCCGAGCCGCAGCGCTACACGCCGGTGGCGGCGGTCCTGCTGGTGGCCTTCCTCATCAAGTCGGCGGCCTTCCCGTTCTTCGCCTGGCTGCCGGCCTCGTACCACACGCCGCCGCCGGTCATCTCCGCCGTGTTCGCGGGCTTGCTCACCAAGGTGGGCGTGTACGTGATCATCCGCTTCACGGCGCTGATGTTCCCGGCGGGACACCCCGACGCGGCGGTGGTCGCGTCCTTGTTGACGTGGATCGCCGCTCTCACGATGGTCACCGGCGTGCTGGCCGCCGCGGCGCAGGGCGAGGTCCGGCGGATCCTCTCGTTCCACATCATCAGCCAGATCGGCTACATGCTGATGGGCATCGGCATCGCCGGCGGGGCGCTCGCCGCGGCCGAGGCGGCGCAGGCGGCGGGGGACCCGGAGCGGGCGGGGGCCCTGCGGGCGGCGGGTGCGATGGCCATGACCGGGGCGGTCTTCTACGTGCTTCACCACATCGTGGTGAAGGCGAACCTGTTCTTGGTCGCGGGGATCATCGAGCGGCGCTGCGGCTCCGGGCGGCTAACCCGCATCGGCGGCCTCGCCTCGGCGAGCCCGCGGCTGTCGGCGCTGTTCATGGTCCCCGCGCTCTCGCTGGCGGGCATCCCGGTCCTCTCGGGCTTCTGGTCGAAGTTCGTGCTCGTCCGAGCGGGCCTGGCGGCGGAGGCCTGGGCGATCGTGGCGGTGTCGCTCCTGGTCAGCGTGATGACGCTGTTCTCGATGATGAAGATCTGGTCGGGGGCGTTCTGGAAGCCGGCGCCCGAGACGGGCGACACGGCGGCGGTCCCGGCGGCGGAGCTTGCCCGACGCGAGGCCGAAGCGGTCGGCGGCCGCGGCTGGATGGAGGCCGGCTCGGCCTTCCTCGCCCTGGTGACGGTCGCGATCGGGCTGCTCGCGGGCCCGGCCATCGCGCTGGCGGAGCGAGGCGCGGAGCAGCTGATCGGCGGCACGGCATACCGCGACGCGGCGCTGGACCGGTCGCCGCGGGGCGCTCCGCCGCCGCCTCGCGTCGGAGGGACGGAACGATGA